The Pontibacter deserti genome has a window encoding:
- a CDS encoding DUF5686 and carboxypeptidase regulatory-like domain-containing protein, with the protein MRFTWFLFLLLFIPLFCFGGTLRGRLTDENGQGLPFASIYIKETSSGTATNENGFYQLQLDSGTYTLEFKYVGYKSKTEVVKINGHPVELNVQLLPEVLNLKEVVVHASDEDPAYPIMRNAIRLRKYHLNEALAWSARVYMKSVARMDKVPSKVLGVRVVDVDTGIVYLSESVSQLHVKRPNKVNEKLISSRVSGQKKGFSFNQASEMNVSFYENLLKIEGLSERGFVSPLASNAMFFYRYQYLGAFEENGRTINKIKVIPRRRNDPVFEGTIYICDGAWRLHSTDLKLTKRAGIEFVDFIRVRQVYAPVLEHVWMPVSQKFTFEAGGLGFKGRGYVTGVYSNYKVQAAYKKPPVIEEIEPEPQEAIVASTQKTKPAPKPRFKVIEPEKADPKEKPIHPDKLFSKEILVVEKEANKRDSLYWDKIRPTPLTKEESKDYVKKDKLEAIKESKTYQDSLDRIRNKPTIGNLFLSGYTYNNSFEDNYLRFDPIISPTDASILQYNTVEGVVADVKVTYGRRFDDRRRYIIEPTVRYGFSNEKFNAKLRTAYVYNTTTNSIVQLEGGRYVEQININSPIPPFVNSLYTLVAEKNYMKLYQRDFIRLAHRGELTNGLQLTANLEYAHRMPMQNTTFFSFKDSDPEGGTSFTSNVPVNAELADASFEPHEVLMASFSVSIKPGQEYITRPDRKINLGSNYPTFSLAYRTGIKAFGGDIKYSTAAIGINDEISFGLFGSSTYSAAAGVFWNKENMTLMDYRHFKGNRTIFAGAYDGFQLLDYYRYSTNNNYLEAHYEHHFNGFLFNKIPLFRKLKMQEVISLNYLNTQQSRNYLELGIGVEHILKVFRVDFVTSFQEGEKARAGVLIGFGF; encoded by the coding sequence TATATCAAAGAAACGAGCAGCGGTACTGCCACTAACGAGAATGGTTTTTACCAGCTTCAGCTCGACTCCGGCACCTATACTTTAGAATTTAAGTACGTGGGCTACAAGTCTAAAACCGAAGTGGTAAAGATAAATGGCCATCCTGTGGAGCTTAATGTGCAACTGCTGCCCGAAGTACTTAACCTGAAAGAGGTGGTAGTGCATGCTTCCGACGAAGATCCGGCTTATCCTATTATGCGCAATGCTATCCGGCTGCGCAAGTACCACCTGAACGAAGCCCTTGCCTGGAGCGCCCGTGTATACATGAAAAGCGTAGCCCGCATGGATAAAGTACCTAGCAAAGTGCTGGGTGTGCGTGTAGTGGATGTAGATACAGGTATAGTTTACTTATCGGAGTCGGTATCGCAGCTGCACGTAAAAAGGCCAAACAAGGTAAACGAGAAACTGATTTCCTCCAGGGTAAGCGGCCAGAAAAAAGGCTTCAGCTTTAACCAGGCCTCGGAAATGAATGTAAGCTTTTATGAAAACCTGCTGAAGATAGAAGGACTAAGCGAACGTGGTTTTGTGTCGCCGCTGGCCAGTAATGCCATGTTCTTTTACAGATATCAATACCTGGGCGCATTTGAAGAGAATGGTCGCACCATCAATAAAATAAAAGTAATTCCCCGCCGCCGCAACGATCCTGTTTTTGAAGGTACTATATATATCTGCGATGGTGCCTGGCGCCTGCACAGCACCGACCTGAAACTAACTAAGCGGGCAGGTATTGAGTTTGTGGATTTTATCCGTGTGCGGCAGGTGTATGCCCCTGTTCTGGAACATGTCTGGATGCCTGTATCGCAGAAGTTTACTTTTGAAGCAGGTGGTCTTGGCTTTAAAGGCAGAGGCTATGTTACGGGCGTTTATTCTAACTATAAAGTACAGGCAGCTTACAAAAAACCACCTGTAATTGAAGAAATTGAACCTGAACCCCAAGAAGCTATAGTTGCCTCCACGCAAAAAACAAAACCAGCACCTAAACCACGCTTTAAAGTTATTGAACCTGAAAAAGCAGATCCAAAAGAAAAGCCTATTCACCCTGACAAGTTGTTCAGCAAAGAAATATTGGTGGTAGAAAAAGAAGCCAATAAACGCGATTCGCTTTACTGGGACAAGATCAGGCCGACGCCGCTGACCAAAGAAGAATCCAAGGATTATGTGAAGAAGGACAAGCTGGAGGCCATTAAAGAATCTAAAACTTACCAGGACTCGCTGGACCGCATCCGTAACAAGCCAACGATTGGCAACCTGTTTTTAAGTGGCTATACTTATAACAACAGCTTCGAAGATAATTACCTGCGCTTCGACCCGATCATCAGCCCGACAGATGCCAGTATTCTGCAATATAACACGGTAGAGGGTGTAGTAGCCGATGTAAAGGTAACCTATGGCCGCCGCTTCGACGACCGCCGCCGCTACATAATTGAGCCTACTGTGCGCTATGGTTTCTCAAACGAGAAGTTTAATGCGAAGCTTCGCACAGCTTATGTTTACAACACCACTACCAACAGCATTGTGCAGTTGGAGGGTGGCCGCTACGTAGAGCAGATCAACATCAACAGTCCTATTCCTCCTTTTGTAAACTCGCTCTACACGTTGGTGGCCGAAAAAAACTACATGAAACTATACCAGCGCGACTTTATACGCCTGGCGCACCGCGGGGAATTGACTAACGGGCTGCAGTTAACGGCTAACCTGGAGTACGCACACCGCATGCCGATGCAGAATACAACCTTCTTCAGTTTTAAAGACAGCGATCCGGAAGGCGGGACCAGCTTTACATCTAACGTGCCGGTTAACGCAGAGCTAGCCGATGCATCTTTCGAGCCGCATGAAGTATTGATGGCCTCTTTTAGCGTAAGTATAAAACCGGGGCAGGAGTACATTACCCGACCTGACCGTAAGATAAATCTTGGCTCCAATTACCCTACCTTTAGCCTGGCTTACCGCACAGGTATAAAAGCCTTTGGCGGCGATATAAAGTATAGCACCGCAGCCATAGGTATAAATGATGAAATCAGTTTCGGGTTGTTTGGTAGCAGTACCTACAGCGCAGCGGCTGGTGTTTTCTGGAACAAGGAAAATATGACCCTGATGGATTACCGTCACTTTAAGGGCAACCGCACCATTTTTGCAGGCGCCTACGATGGTTTCCAGCTACTGGATTACTACAGGTATAGCACCAACAACAATTACCTGGAAGCCCACTACGAACATCACTTCAACGGATTCCTGTTCAATAAAATACCGCTGTTCCGTAAGTTGAAAATGCAGGAAGTAATCAGCCTGAATTACCTGAACACGCAGCAATCAAGAAATTACCTGGAGCTGGGAATAGGTGTAGAGCATATCTTAAAAGTATTCAGGGTCGATTTTGTAACATCGTTCCAGGAAGGAGAGAAGGCCCGTGCCGGAGTGCTGATAGGCTTCGGTTTCTGA